GGATTATATAAAACTATTACAGAAAAATATTTTTTTAACGCTGTTTGCATTTATTGTACTTATTGTTATTTTTATTCTTTCAGTTAAAACAGGGGAAGGCAATTATACCTTTTCATCTATAATTGACGCTTTTTTTAACAAAAACGACGAATATTTTATAATATACGAAATAAGAATACCAAGAAGCCTTGCTGCGGTGTTTGTAGGTGCGTCTTTGGGTGTGGCGGGGCTTGTTATGCAGTATATTTTGAAAAACCCTTTGGCTTCACCTTTTACTCTCGGTATTTCGCACGGGGCTTTGTTTGGTGCGAGTTTAAGTATAGTGTTTTTTAATTCGCTTTATCTTGCTTTGTTTGCTTTTATCGGGGCCAATGTTGTTACTTTTATGATTTTGACGCTTAGCAGACTCAGAGGATTTACTCCCGAAGTTTTGATTTTAAGCGGTGTGGCAATCAGTGCGCTTTTTGGAAGCGGAAGTATGTTTTTACAGTATTTTGCCGATGATTTGGAACTTAGCAACATAATAAACTGGAGTTTTGGCGATTTAAGCAAGGCGGAATATTTCAGTATTGGTGTGCTTTTTACGGTTTTTATACTTGCATTTATTTACTTTTATATAAAAAAATGGGATTTTAACGCACTTGATATAGTTGAGAGTGAAAACGTGGGAGTAAACGTTAGGCGTTTAAGACTGGTTTCTTTACTGATAGCCACTCTTCTTAGTGCCGTAAGTGTCGCGTATTTCGGAATAATCGGATTTATCGGGCTTATTGCTCCACATTTTGCGAGGCTTTTAAGCGGGGATTTCAGGTTTTTACTGCCGCTTAGTGCGATAATAGGTGCGGGACTTTTACTGCTTTCGGATATTGCTTCAAGAATTCTTTTATCGCCGGTAGAACTGCCTGTCGGGATTCTTACATCTTTTATCGGGGCTCCTCTTTTTTTAATACTTCTTATTAAAATATACAGGAAATAAAATGAGGTTTGTTGTAGAGAATTTAAGGTTTTGCTATAAAAGCGACAAAATACTTGATGATATAAGTTTTGAGCTTAAACGCGGAGATGTCGTTGCGATACTGGGTGTAAACGGTGCCGGAAAATCGACGCTTTTAAAAACAATAGCCAAGGTTGTTAAACCTAAAAAAGGTACTGTGTATCTCGGTGAGGAAGATATACATAAACTTGATTTTTCCGAGCTTGGTAAAAAAATAGGATATGTAAATCAAAAAAGTGAAGGCGGGTATCTGAATGTGTTTGATACGTTGCTGCTCGGCAGAAAGATCTATTTTAAAAGCTCTCCTAAAAAAGAGGATTTAAAACGGGTTGAGGATATTTTAGATAAACTTGATTTAAAAAACAAGGCTTTTACACCTACGAATGAATTAAGCGGCGGAGAGTTGCAAAAAGTGGTAATTGCAAGGGCGCTTTTGCAGGAGAGTGAGGTACTGCTTTTGGATGAACCGACAAATAACCTTGATATTAAAAACCAGGTTGAGGTTCTTAAACTTGTAAGAGAATTTTCAAAAGAGAAAAAAATATTAAGTATTCTTGTAATGCATGATATAAATCTTGCGCTTCGCTTTTGTGATAAGTTTATTTTTATGAAAGACGGTAAAATTGAAGCGGAAGGCGGTAGGGAAATAATTACTGCCGAGCTGATAAAAAAAATATATAATATTGATGTGGATATCTGCAGTTACAGAGGTATTGATGTAGTGGTGTTTAAAAATTGAGTTAATGAACGGTCATTTAATCTAAATTTAAGGTTTCTGTTATAAAATTTCATTAAGCCTTTTAAAAAGTTTCTTCAAGAAGGAAGTTTTCCTTCTTAATTCTCATATTAGTGTCTGGCACCAGAAACTGCGGATATAAAATCTCTTGTTTACTTTTCATTATTTTATATAGCTAACGCAATTATGTTGTTAGTATATATGTTAGACGTGATATTGTTATATTGTATGTATGGTGTATCAACTCTAAAACTATTTTTGATGCTTAAATACAAACGGTTTGTTTTACAAATAAAATAGTTAAAGCATAAATGAATTGCAAATTATATTATTGGATTTTGTAGTGTCTGTCATTGTATATATTAAATTAATGTTGTTTTTTGATGTTTTCAATATTTAGATTTTAAGTGATTTAAGTTTTGATTGTTTAAATTTGTATTATGCATTATAAGTTTAGTGTTTAGATAATTTTAAAAATTTTGTGCTTTGAATTATAAAAGTATGAACTGTGATTGTGAAAAAGAAACAGATCTAATTTTTGTACTTGTATATAAATAGGACTAAAACTTAATCAATTTGCTTTAATTTAAGTTCTAAAAATATATAAGAATATAAAAATTTTAAGTTTTTTCTTAAAAAACTGAGTTACAATTCACTGTAAAAAAATCAAAAGGAGAAAAAATGCATATTCCTGACGGATATATTTCACCTGTAACTTGTGCGGTAACGTATGCCGTAGCGGCACCATTTTGGTATTACGGGTTTAAAAAACTTAAAGAAAAACTAAACGAAGAGACTCTTCCGACTCTTGCAGCATTGAGTGCACTAAGTTTTATAATTATGATGTTTAATATTCCGGTACCCGGAGGTACGTCCGCCCATGCAGTTGGTGCTGTAGCGATTGCAATTCTGTTCGGTCCCTGGGTGGGGTTTGTTTCGGTTTCACTTGTGCTATTAATTCAGGCGGTGGTGTTTGGAGACGGAGGAATAAGTGCCTGGGCAATTAATTCTTTATCAATGGGATTTGTCGGAAGTTTTGTAGGTTATTACGTATTTAACGCACTTAAAAAATATAAATTCGCACCTTTCATAGCCGGGTATGTAGGTATTTTGGCTTCTGCACTGGTTGTTGGAATAGTACTTGGTATTCAGCCTATGTTTTGGGTTTCAAACGGGCATCCTGAATATTTCCCGTTCGGGCTAAAAGTTGCAATTCCTGCAATGCTAAGCGCTCATCTAATTATCGGGTTTGCAGAAGGAATACTTACTCAAATAGTATATAAACTTGTTGGCGAAAAAACTATTCAAAGGATTGCGGCATGAAAAAGAAACTTTATATAATGCTTGGGGTTTTGATTGCGCTTGTTCCGTTAGGGCTATTGACAGACGCTCCTGCATGGGGTGAGTGGGACAGCAGTTATTTTGAAAAAGTATTAGGGTTTATGCCTCAGGGAATTGAGAAAATCGAAAACTCTATTCATATGAAATATATTTTGCCTGATTATTCACTTCCCGGTGCGAATGATGTATTGGGCTATTATATAAGTGCGATCGTGGGTGCGGTGCTTGTATTTGCAATTTATTATTTTATTTATCTGATGGTTAAAAGGAAAAAAGCGTGAGAATATTTTTTATTGCTTTTTTCTTTCTTTTTTTATATTTAAAAAATATTGAAGCAATACTCCTTGGAGTTTTGGTTTTATTGGCGATTGATTATAAAAAAATGCTAAAAAGGAGCAAAAGGGTTATTGTTTCAATATTTTTATTTAATTTAGGCGTAAGTGTCGGTTATGTTCTGATGGGATATATTGAAAGTTTTAACCCATGGGATTATGTAATATATATAAACCTCAAAGTTTTTTTAATGACGTATTTTGTTTTCTGGTTTTTTGAAAGGGTAAATGTTGTTGAATTTTTTTCTTTTTCAAAAGATCTGAGTTATTTGATGACAATGACATTGTCGCAGATCTTTTCATATAAAAAAACCTTTGAAGATTTCAGAATGGCTTTCAAATCAAGGGTTATTAGTTTAAGGGATAAAGAAAAAGATTTCATAGCAAATACGTTTAAGTTTTTTTTCAAAAAGGCTATGAGGGATTCTAAAGAAAAAGCGCTTGCCATGAGGGCGAGAGGCTTTTTCGATAGTGAAAAGTGAAAAATTAAAAATGAAAAGTGAAGAAGATGAATGAAATTGTAAGTATTAAAAACGGATATTTTTATTATGAGGATAATTTAGCGCTTGAAAATATAAATTTAGAGGTTAAGGAAAAAGAAAAACTTGTTTTGTTGGGAAATAACGGGAGCGGCAAGTCGACTCTTTTAAGGGTGATTGCCAGGCTTTATTTTTTAAATAGAGGCGAGTACAGGTTTGAGGGAAAACCTCTTAAAAAAAGAAAAGTTAAAAAGGAATTCAGAAGCAAGGTAGGCATTCTTTTTCAAAATCCGGACGCTATGATATTTAATCCGACTGTATATGATGAAATAGCTTTTTCTCTTAAAGAATTCGGATTTGACAATGTTGATGACAGGGTTATAGAGATAGCTAAAGAATTCAATATAGAAAAACTGCTTAAAAAATCACCTCTTGAACTAAGCGGTGGGGAAAAACAAAAGGTAATGCTTGCTTCCATTATGGTGTATGAACCAAAACTCCTGCTTCTTGACGAACCGACTGCGGCTATGGATCCGAGAACTACAGGATGGTTTATAGATTTTATTTATGATCTTGACATTACTGCAATTATCGCAACTCATGATCTGGCGGTGGCGTATGAACTGAGCGACAGGGCGGTTGTAATGGATGAAGGGCATAAAATTGTTTATGACGGGGATATGGAAGAGCTTATGAAGAATCTCGATGTACTGTTACAGGCAAACCTTATACATAAACACAGACACAGACACAAAAAATTTATTCATTCACACTACCATTTACACTTCTAACAGTCCAAAACCTATACAAGAAAATTTAGATTTTAAGTTTTTTTTAAAATTTCAGGGTATAATTCTGTGTATTGAATAGTTATTTTCTTAAAATTTCATTTTTTTCAAACGGCTTCACTACGGTGCCCGAAATTAAAAATTTCGACCGTAACGTTGTGCAGATGTTTTCTCAAAATGAAATTTTAAAAAATGCAATAAAAAAGGAGTCAATATGGCTGAAATTATCAATGAAGATATTAAAAACAACCCTCAGTTATCACATAAAGTTACCGTAATTGAAAAAATTCTTTCTAAAAACAACGCTATGGCGGATGAAATCAGAAAACAGTTTGATGAACATAAAATAACATGTTTTAATATGATGAGTTCCCCCGGAAGCGGGAAAACAACAACTCTTGAAAATTTAGCAGGTAAACTGCCGTATAAATTCGGAGTAATTGAAGGAGATTTGGAAACGAGCAGAGATGCCGAGAGAATCAGAAACAAAGGTATCTGGTCATTTCAGCTTCAGACAGGAAGAGCCTGCCATCTTGATGCCGGAATGGTAAAACACGCAATGCCTGAATTCCCGTTTGACGATGTGGAAGTTGCGTTTATTGAAAACGTGGGTAACCTTGTATGTCCTGCAAGCTATGATGTAGGAGCTCATTACAATATGGTATTCGTAAGTGTTCCGGAAGGTGACGATAAAATCGAAAAATACCCTGTAATGTTCAGAAAAGCCGATATAGTCGTTATTACAAAAGCGGATATGGTTGATTATTTTGATTTTAATATCGAAAGAGCAATTGAAAACGCAAGAAAACTAAAACCTGGAGTCCCGGTAGTACTTCTAAACAATAAAACGGGCGAAGGGCTTGATGAAATAATAGATTGGATTAAACAAAAAAGAGAAGAACACTTAAAGTCAATTGAGAATTGAGAATGAGGAATTGAGAATTAAAAGGAGAAAATATGTGTCTTGCAATACCGAGTAAAGTTTTGAGTATAGATGAAAACAATATAGCAGAAGTTGATACTCTTGGAGTAAAAAGACAGGTTAGTCTTGATTTGATCCAGGAAGAGGTAAAACCTGGAGATTACGTGCTTATTCACGTAGGATACGCAATGGGTAAAATTGATGAAAAAGAAGCCCTCGAGAGTATAGAAGTATATAAAATGCTGGCGGAAGCCGCAATGGAGGATGATTTTGCGATAGATCCAGAAAAACTGGTCAATGAAGACGGCCCGCTTTTATATAAGCCGGAGGAAGAAGAAAATAAACAATAAACTGAATGGAGCCGAAAATGAGTGATTTAACACTAAAAGATCTGTATTTTAAATTCAGAGACCCGACCGCTATGAAAACTTTGGCT
This genomic interval from Nautilia profundicola AmH contains the following:
- a CDS encoding PDGLE domain-containing protein gives rise to the protein MKKKLYIMLGVLIALVPLGLLTDAPAWGEWDSSYFEKVLGFMPQGIEKIENSIHMKYILPDYSLPGANDVLGYYISAIVGAVLVFAIYYFIYLMVKRKKA
- a CDS encoding ABC transporter ATP-binding protein codes for the protein MRFVVENLRFCYKSDKILDDISFELKRGDVVAILGVNGAGKSTLLKTIAKVVKPKKGTVYLGEEDIHKLDFSELGKKIGYVNQKSEGGYLNVFDTLLLGRKIYFKSSPKKEDLKRVEDILDKLDLKNKAFTPTNELSGGELQKVVIARALLQESEVLLLDEPTNNLDIKNQVEVLKLVREFSKEKKILSILVMHDINLALRFCDKFIFMKDGKIEAEGGREIITAELIKKIYNIDVDICSYRGIDVVVFKN
- a CDS encoding energy-coupling factor transporter transmembrane component T; translation: MRIFFIAFFFLFLYLKNIEAILLGVLVLLAIDYKKMLKRSKRVIVSIFLFNLGVSVGYVLMGYIESFNPWDYVIYINLKVFLMTYFVFWFFERVNVVEFFSFSKDLSYLMTMTLSQIFSYKKTFEDFRMAFKSRVISLRDKEKDFIANTFKFFFKKAMRDSKEKALAMRARGFFDSEK
- the hypB gene encoding hydrogenase nickel incorporation protein HypB; this encodes MAEIINEDIKNNPQLSHKVTVIEKILSKNNAMADEIRKQFDEHKITCFNMMSSPGSGKTTTLENLAGKLPYKFGVIEGDLETSRDAERIRNKGIWSFQLQTGRACHLDAGMVKHAMPEFPFDDVEVAFIENVGNLVCPASYDVGAHYNMVFVSVPEGDDKIEKYPVMFRKADIVVITKADMVDYFDFNIERAIENARKLKPGVPVVLLNNKTGEGLDEIIDWIKQKREEHLKSIEN
- a CDS encoding energy-coupling factor ABC transporter ATP-binding protein yields the protein MNEIVSIKNGYFYYEDNLALENINLEVKEKEKLVLLGNNGSGKSTLLRVIARLYFLNRGEYRFEGKPLKKRKVKKEFRSKVGILFQNPDAMIFNPTVYDEIAFSLKEFGFDNVDDRVIEIAKEFNIEKLLKKSPLELSGGEKQKVMLASIMVYEPKLLLLDEPTAAMDPRTTGWFIDFIYDLDITAIIATHDLAVAYELSDRAVVMDEGHKIVYDGDMEELMKNLDVLLQANLIHKHRHRHKKFIHSHYHLHF
- a CDS encoding HypC/HybG/HupF family hydrogenase formation chaperone is translated as MCLAIPSKVLSIDENNIAEVDTLGVKRQVSLDLIQEEVKPGDYVLIHVGYAMGKIDEKEALESIEVYKMLAEAAMEDDFAIDPEKLVNEDGPLLYKPEEEENKQ
- a CDS encoding FecCD family ABC transporter permease gives rise to the protein MQDYIKLLQKNIFLTLFAFIVLIVIFILSVKTGEGNYTFSSIIDAFFNKNDEYFIIYEIRIPRSLAAVFVGASLGVAGLVMQYILKNPLASPFTLGISHGALFGASLSIVFFNSLYLALFAFIGANVVTFMILTLSRLRGFTPEVLILSGVAISALFGSGSMFLQYFADDLELSNIINWSFGDLSKAEYFSIGVLFTVFILAFIYFYIKKWDFNALDIVESENVGVNVRRLRLVSLLIATLLSAVSVAYFGIIGFIGLIAPHFARLLSGDFRFLLPLSAIIGAGLLLLSDIASRILLSPVELPVGILTSFIGAPLFLILLIKIYRK
- the cbiM gene encoding cobalt transporter CbiM — translated: MHIPDGYISPVTCAVTYAVAAPFWYYGFKKLKEKLNEETLPTLAALSALSFIIMMFNIPVPGGTSAHAVGAVAIAILFGPWVGFVSVSLVLLIQAVVFGDGGISAWAINSLSMGFVGSFVGYYVFNALKKYKFAPFIAGYVGILASALVVGIVLGIQPMFWVSNGHPEYFPFGLKVAIPAMLSAHLIIGFAEGILTQIVYKLVGEKTIQRIAA